TTTTATCTCTGGACTATCTATGCTTGTTCAGTAGACTAGGCGATCCTTAGAGAATGTAATATTATTACAGGGTGTTATTATTTAGCAGATTTTTAGTTTGGTCAAACGCTGAAGCTTCGTTTGAGACGACATGTTGATGAAGCCAAATGTATGTTCCTATTTTTGCATTGTGTGGTGtttggattttatttttgtttttgacaAAATTGGCTAAGATATAGGTGTGTTTGGTACTGATGGGAAATATATTAGCAAAAAATGTTTTAGTcaaggaaaatattttgtagtgatcggtttatttttctttacaaataCTCTACCCATTCAATCAACACTAAGGGTAGTTTGGTAGCTGATTTGGAGGTGATCTATGCATGTAATAAAATTCTAGATAAGTAATACCACGTCCCAGCATTACTAATACACCATATTCAGTACTTTTCTAATACTTAACCAAACGATTCCTCAGATAATATTTCAGTATCTAATTCTAAAAGATATCGTCAAAACACTAATAGCATACCTTGCAATCTTGCACATAGCACGTATATATTTTTAACCCACAAAATTTGGAGATGATCTAAAAAATGGTGACCTGACCTGACTTAAAGACGTTTTTCACAAAAAGTATTTTCATCTAAAACATTTTTCTCTGTACAAAGAGCACCTTAGAAAAGAATCTTTAAATGCGTGAACATGTAATTGCCTGCTCTTCCTATATCTGCCTTACTGTCATCAAGGACTGTTCACTTTCATCAGCTCTTGCTATTGAACTCTTCCTCACCCCCACTCCCACCGCCACCCAATCACTAAAATGTCATGTAATTCATTGATAGGCTTCTTACTTTGTCTATCAAAAACAGCTTTACCCTCCTTAGCTTTCATTTGGCCATCACACTCGGtttgttgttgtattttttatttacttgttaGATATAAAAAGACCCTAGTGTTCTTTGTCCAAAAAGAAATCTGAAAAGCAGGATATAGAAATTTGTTGGACTACAGAGAATGACTAACCCCAACCCACTTTGCCCCGTGGGGTGGCATTCATCAGACTAAACAAGAGGAAACAACGGTTGCGGCAGATCATTAGATCTTTCTTATGGGCATAAATTGAAACGATAGGATATTTGCAGTGTCAGTTccttatcccccccccccccccccNNNNNNNNNNNNNNNNNNNNNNNNNNNNNNNNNNNNNNNNNNNNNNNNNNNNNNNNNNNNNNNNNNNNNNNNNNNNNNNNNNNNNNNNNNNNNNNNNNNNNNNNNNNNNNNNNNNNNNNNNNNNNNNNNNNNNNNNNNNNNNNNNNNNNNNNNNNNNNNNNNNNNNNNNNNNNNNNNNNNNNNNNNNNNNNNNNNNNNNNNNNNNNNNNNNNNNNNNNNNNNNNNNNNNNNNNNNNNNNNNNNNNNNNNNNNNNNNNNNNNNNNNNNNNNNNNNNNNNNNNNNNNNNNNNNNNNNNNNNNNNNNNNNNNNNNNNNNNNNNNNNNNNNNNNNNNNNNNNNNNNNNNNNNNNNNNNNNNNNNNNNNNNNNNNNNNNNNNNNNNNNcccccccccccccccctcttccCTGCGTGCACCCCACAAAGCAACATGTAGTGCTGCCTGTAGATGCACATTTCTGAAGGCCAAATGCAAGCTGTCTTCTGCATATATAGGCAGTTTAGCAAGTGTTTTCCCTGCACATTATTCCAAGAGGCCAACTCCAAATTTTAAgcttaaaaatctaaaaaagtTGGTCAATTTTTAGTTTGATATTGGATTGGTCGATTCTTGTTGACCTCCACTCTGTGGACAGGGAAAACAAGCAAGTGTTTCAAATGTTAATGGTGGTACAGACATGGTTATACTTTTGATGTTGGACTGTCATgtgattattttgttttattctcTTGGTGGAGACGAAAGTAGGTGTGACAAACAGCACTTTTTTATGTAGCTCAAGGTCTTGATCTGTTTACGTGTGTAATTGGATCCaattattcaattttgaaaCTCCTATAATTCTGTCCCTTCTACCCTCCCCCTCCTTCACGGCTCGATGTGTAGAAAATCCAGGATGGGAAGTTGTAGACTCATCCTCTTCAtatcaagaacaaaaaaatatctCCGATTCTGATCACCAGGTTGTTACTTTTCAGTATGTCTTACTTTGTCCGAAGttgtaaataactttttaaaacaACATTTCTAAGTGGTATACGTTGACTTCTGGTTTAACAAATTTGAATCATCCACAGCTGGTATTATCTTATTGGGAGATAATGTACGTATGCAAAAGTTGGAATTCTTGTCTGTTAATGGTCATCCTTATTATGCAGTTATCCTTTTTTAACCTCTCCTGTTTGATGCAGGGTTGCAGCTCCGATATGCATCGAGGGTTTGTGCAGGGGGTGAGAGTAAAGAAGTCGACGTTCAGAATAAGAGAGTCCGTCGAGAGACGGAAGCCATTTACAGGACAGTCCAGGAAATCCCATTGAACCCCAAGGAACCTTGGGATCCTGAAATGGAGCCTGATGACACATTAACCACTGAAGTCCCGCTTGAGCAATTACCAGATGAGGAACGTGCTGAAACAGGTGTTTTGCCGCAGGAGGACAGAGAAACTGAAACTGCTGCATTGGCTAGTACGTCAAATTGCATTGCAACTACAGCAAAACCTGATTTAGAGTTGCTTGCTACACTGTCAAATGGCATTGCAACTACAGCAAAACCTGATTTAGAGTTGCTTAATATACTGCTAAAACATCCAGGGGTGGTTTATGCTTTGACGTCTGGCCAAGGTGGAAACTTGCCCAGTGAGCAAATTGTAAAGCTGCTTGATTCGATCAAAGCCAACGAGAGGAATTCACTGAGCATTCAAACAAATTTAGCCAGAGGCGCTGAGAAGAAAGTTGAAGTTTCTCTTCCATCCCTCACTCCTTCTAGTGATCCTGGAACGGTGCGTTATCTAGTCACATTTTGTACAGATTTTTACTATTATGGAATTTGGGCGGGCCTTTCGTTTCCTCAGTTGTCTCCTCTCCTCtctcttttccatttttttctccACTTCTTCTCGTTTAGTTGTTCCAGACAAGTGAACTAGAaacaaataataagataatCATAAAGCAAATGAAGCCTGCACCCTGAATCACATTGGTAAATACAAGTTGTCTTCCTAGTTTGCAACTGTACTTTGAGAATATCCGCTTATTTCGAGGTCCCCCTAATTCAAACGAGGATTTTTCActtattcatgaaaaataaaacacaatacttGACTAATATCCTGGGTTGTTCTGCTATACTGTCTTCTTGACATCTTATTACTTCTCTGAAATGGGctctaattcattttttaactttttttttgtctttcttgCAGAGTGGATTGTCAATGCAGAACTCTGTTAAAAATCCTTTCTCACAGAGAAGTTCAATGGTGGTTCCAGAAGGAAATGATGTGCCCCAACACGCGGCGTTGGTCCATTCACAGGAAACTCATCAAGTTAGCAGTTTGTTGCATCAGCAGACGCCCCCTGTGCAACAATTGGCCCAACAGTTGGCACTGCTTCAAGCAGCTGCAGCGTCTTATGGTGTGTCCCAACACGCCGTGTTGGTCCATTCACAGGAAATTCATCAGGCTAGCAGTTTGGTGCATCAACAGACGCCCCTTGTGCCACAATTGGCCCAACAGTCTGCACTGCTTCAGGAAGCTGCAGGGTCTTATGGCGTGCCCCAACATGCCCCGTTGGTCCATTCACAGGAAATTCATCAAGCTAGCGGTTTTGTGCATCAGCAGATGCCCCTTGCACCACAATTGTCCCAACACTCTGCACCGCTTCAGGAAGCTGCAGGGTCTTATGGTGTGCCCCAGCGTGCCCCGATGGACCATTCACAGGAAATTCATCAAGCTAGCAGTTTGGTGCATCAGCAGACGCCCCTTGTGCCACAATTGACACTGCCTCAAGCAGCTGCAGGGTCTTATGGTGTGCACCAACACGGCCCGTTGGTCCATTCACAGGAAATTCATCAAGCTAGCAGTTTTGTGCATCGGCAGATGCCCCTTGCGCCACAATTAGCTCAACAGTCTGCACTGCTTCAGGAAGCTGCAGGGTCTTATGGAAATGATCATCGACCATCTCTGCTAAATCCTAGTATAAACCAGACGGTCCTTGCAAATCCTATGCATTCACAATCATCCGCAGAACCAGCAGTAAATAGAAATAATTACTTTTTCTCTGGATCAACGGAATACAATCAACAGAGTGCCACTGCAGCAGCAAGAATCCAAGGTGTAACATATGGTAATATTCGATCTTCGCAAATGCCTATAGCTAATGTACAACAAAGAACTATTACCCTACATGCACCTCAGATGCCACTAGAAAGGCCACAACTACAAACACAGAGGCAACCTGGATATGCACCTGAACATATATGGGGGACTATACCGGGATCTGCTTTAAGTCGGGGTCATCAAGAAAATGCCATTCCTAATCTTTACAATCCACATGTTGCCGAGCATGTAGAACCAGGATTACAACAGGCTGCGTGGAGAGGAAACAACAACTATGCCGAGGGAGCTGGGTTTGAATCTTGGAGGCCTGATAATAGACCTGTTAGACGTCAGGAACAGGTAGCAAGATGGAACTATGCAGAACCCCAGATGAATATGAGAGACCGCTACAGACCTGATTGGTCTGCATCGCATAATCCTGGGCATTATTTGGGTTATCACTGTCGTGCTGATGGTGTGAATGAGAGGCAGGGTGACGGACCTCATTGGTCTACATCGCGTAATCCTGAGCATTATTCTGGTTATCGTGGTCGTGCTGATGGTGTGAATGAGAGGCGGGGTGACAGGAGAAGGAGAAGCTAACATCAAACGCCAGGCCATTTGATTCTTTTGACTAGAGAGATGTTAGTGTTTTCATCAGAGTGGAACGTTCTCAGAGGGGGTTGCATTTTGCACATGAAATGGTTGTGAACTTGTATTGTCAGTTTGTCacattactttattttgttCCTGAATTGATACCTGTCAACATCAAATTAGATAATGGGAGCTTGGGATCATGCCAAGAatcttttagaaagaaaaaaaaattatcctagTCAAGGGCATACTATGTCTTGATTGAGTCCCTACTTGAAATGCTGTGTATCTTTCATTAGAAATGAGGTGTCGTTTGGTTGggaataagttattttgagatCCATTATCTCGGGATAAGTTATTTTGggataaattattttactacGTATATGTGATAACTTATTTCATTACTAAAGTATAAATTCCTAGGACTGTCCAATGCCTTCAATCAAATGTAtgataaaataatcttttatttttgggattAGTAAATGTTATATCTCCTATCAAATGACTTTTTAAAGATAATTAGTTACGTGCTTGTTTCAATTTATctgacttattttaatttgacatagaattttaaaaaataaagaaaattattgtagccttacattaaatatatatcaaatgtATTAATAACATTAATATTGTGATCTTATTAAACACATTACTCGAAAAATTAGAATTAAGCTAAAAATACAAGTGtcatctttttttataaatgcaCGTACCATAacaaaaatatgtcaaataaatTGATATGGGGGGTGGAGGGAGTATATActattaatacttattatttgaaatatcaattttttttataaaagttggGACACACAAAGTAGTTATTGACTGAAGCATATGAAGTTCATGATCTTAAGGCTCTTTGTATTGACTTTTGGATTATGACTTGTAAGCCAAAATCATAAGTTATgatttctaatttattatttttgtttatttttggtattttgacTAAGTTCGTGATTATAGGGCTTGTTTGGATTGATTTTTGGCTTATGACATATAAACCAAAAGTCATAAGTTAGGATTTTAATTTATgacttttgacttatttttgttattttaactttaaagtgAGTGCTTATAAGCCATTTTTAGCTTCACTTCAAAACtgactaaaaattattttggcttaaaaacacttaaaataagtcaatccaaatGAACACAACTTAACTCCATTTGAATTagctgaatttaactctctctGTCTCAAATTACTTAGTGACATAAATTGGAATAGAGAGAGtaatttttaagtttaaagTGTTCCctctatttaaaaaagaaacctccttttctttttagtttattttccacaagatcataaaattaaaatataattttacgcatttgatataattttaatttaaagcCACGTGatcaaaaatttctttattttcttcaactCGTGCCAAGTGAAACTAGCTCATTTTTTGACAAGGGAGTAGTAATTTTTCAAGCGCCAAagcttaatatatatattgaataaagtTTCTAAAATTTATTAGTTACAGATTCTAGTACCTTTTATTTATAGGCGAGCTGGCGAAGTACCTGATTCTCTCTTGCACATGCTAACGACTAATTATCAACGGCGAAAATCGGTACTGAACCAATTACAACTCCTCGCCGGCGTTTGACATCATTTCTTCATCGGAAAACTTCAACAGTAGTCCGAGGGACTCTCCAATTTGATCACTAACATGGTAGCTAGATTCATCACAAGCAATCTCAATCGAATACGAAAAACCTACTCAGTATCAACAACTTTTAGTAGGCACAACTACGATTTCACTTCTCTATATTCTTCTCCGTATTTGCAATTGGATGATGACGATTCAGCTAGACGTGTAGTGAATCCGAGTTTCATGCTGCAGAAGAGATGGCATACGGGCGATTCACATTCTCATCATCATGATCATCACGATCTCCGCTCCGGTAAAGGCGGCGAGAGGATTTTTCGGCTTGGACTTGTTGCTGACATTGGCCTCGCCGCTAGTAAAGCTTTTGCAGGTTATGTATGTGGAAGCACCGCCATTATTGCTGATGCGGCTCATTCTATATCTGATGTGGTATGTGTCATGTGTGATGTATCTAGTCATGTATATTGTTTAGCTAAATTTATTCCATAAAATGACTCTCAGTTTGTTCTTCTTGTATCTGTTGACCATTTCACAATAGGGATTGTGAGTTTCCAGAAAAGGAAGAACATAAAATCTGGTGTTACTTGCTATTAAACAAGCTGAACATAAGTTTGATAGAACTTGCTAAACGAGCAAAAAAAGCTATTGATGAAAGCAAGCTGCATAATTCATTATAAATTGCAGACTTATTTAAAGAGTTCACAATCTCAACTGAAATAAAAAGAGAACTCCTAAGAATTAGGGATAAAACTGCTACACAGATTACAGTGAACTTAGACTGTTGCAGTTTTTATGCATTTTTGGAACACTCCTTGCTTTAAGAGCTGCGAACTCCAAATTTTTGCGCAAGAAGTTGAAATTTATTGCTTGGTAAAGACTTGGTGAAGATATCAGCTTAGATGCTCCTCAGTCAAATCACCTTTTATTTGCATTTCTCTCAGGAAAAAATGCTTGATATTTAAGTGTTCAGTTTTGCCATGAAATACAGGATTGTGAGAAATTGCTAACACAAATTGGTTGTCCACAAATACTTCAGTTCGTTTTGTTTGATTCATATGCATATCAACTATAATTTCCTCAACCACAACACTTGATTCATTGTTGCTATTGCAGTCACAAATTCTGCCTAGCCACAATGAACTACTTCTAATACTTTGTTATGGCCTTTGCAGGTTCTGAGTGGTGTATCATTGCTGTCCTTTCAAGCTGCAAGGGTTCCCAAGGACAAAGAACATCCTTATGGTCACTCTTGATTTGTATTTACACTTTTAACTCTTTTGATCTTACATCACTTTGTCTACATGTCTTTACCTTTTGATTTTGTGCTTGTGCTTACTTGTGTAATAGGTGGACGTAATATCTACCAACCTAATTAGATTTATTAACTGAGGATTGttgatttgataaaattaaccaatatataatattgtaaAAGAGCTGACATGATGTGAAACTTATATCATATCTTTCTATATTTATTAATGAATATGAATCTTATCACTGTCGGCTCCTTGAACTTTTTAGTGGAAGGTAGTCAGCCCTAGAGACATGTACTCCTtccatttatattttgtttgacaCAGTTGATTGGGGGAATGGGGTTTGAAATGTTGACTTGTATATTATATTAGTTGTAGTAGAAAAAAACATCAAAGTTATGGTTCATAAGTTAGTTTGATAGATAAATCATTATACGAAAGTTTATCTCAATAGGtaataaatttgaatattttaaagttgtataatataatatacttgTTAGTAAAATAGAGTCCAACACTTTGAACACTCCCACACCCCCAAAATAGAAAGAAGACATAGTGGATCTTGCTTGAGATAAAGACAGTCCAATGTAACATTTCTGCAGATATACTGTTCAGATGCCTCTCTCCTCTACCCCGTTGATTCTCTGTTTTTTTACTCCTTCACCTGTGTCTCTTCCAAATATATTGCCAGTGCTGTCCTATCGTAGCTTTGGTACCAATATCTAG
The nucleotide sequence above comes from Solanum pennellii chromosome 9, SPENNV200. Encoded proteins:
- the LOC107031170 gene encoding homeobox protein LUMINIDEPENDENS-like isoform X2, giving the protein MENQLQLALTSPTTPLSSLLDSQKELLNSQIHQLQNIVVQQCNLTGINPLSQEMAAGALSIKIGKRPRDLLNPKAIKYMQSVFSVKDAISKKEAHEISALFGVTVTQVRDFFTAQRTRVRKFMRLSMEKPIITNISIEGTCPIPLSSDPSSQTDPVPLDSAVPTCTEEGPSYLTQDEILTAIDERDRHFVDNILTLMCKEETFSRRVELMDWILEVQNPSVLYWFLTKGGVVILSAWLSEAAGEEQTSVLHLILKVLCHLPLHKAFPGHMSAILQNVNSLRFYRTPDISDRARVLLERWSNIFAKSQAMTKHNGVKSASDMHDEMLLQESISEVVGDEVWNSKIEDVEEAHANLCGTSENSRSLDYPQPVKLLMASSDDSNKMLKGASVTKSRERRKVQLMEQPSQRTMARSLGRPAAPATQGRPLSADDIQKAKMREQFLKSKYGKTNNDDSSWVKPQAPNKITSSPNGILLGAPKLQDRPKVEECAKLNSVASQGSSQLENHLKLSLDVEEPPWKRCKKMQIPWQKPPGLQLRYASRVCAGGESKEVDVQNKRVRRETEAIYRTVQEIPLNPKEPWDPEMEPDDTLTTEVPLEQLPDEERAETGVLPQEDRETETAALASTSNCIATTAKPDLELLATLSNGIATTAKPDLELLNILLKHPGVVYALTSGQGGNLPSEQIVKLLDSIKANERNSLSIQTNLARGAEKKVEVSLPSLTPSSDPGTSGLSMQNSVKNPFSQRSSMVVPEGNDVPQHAALVHSQETHQVSSLLHQQTPPVQQLAQQLALLQAAAASYGVSQHAVLVHSQEIHQASSLVHQQTPLVPQLAQQSALLQEAAGSYGVPQHAPLVHSQEIHQASGFVHQQMPLAPQLSQHSAPLQEAAGSYGVPQRAPMDHSQEIHQASSLVHQQTPLVPQLTLPQAAAGSYGVHQHGPLVHSQEIHQASSFVHRQMPLAPQLAQQSALLQEAAGSYGNDHRPSLLNPSINQTVLANPMHSQSSAEPAVNRNNYFFSGSTEYNQQSATAAARIQGVTYGNIRSSQMPIANVQQRTITLHAPQMPLERPQLQTQRQPGYAPEHIWGTIPGSALSRGHQENAIPNLYNPHVAEHVEPGLQQAAWRGNNNYAEGAGFESWRPDNRPVRRQEQVARWNYAEPQMNMRDRYRPDWSASHNPGHYLGYHCRADGVNERQGDGPHWSTSRNPEHYSGYRGRADGVNERRGDRRRRS
- the LOC107031170 gene encoding homeobox protein LUMINIDEPENDENS-like isoform X1 is translated as MCVRSVAGKSLQQNQLNRQRSPSRALFWRFEVCWNFRLVESNMENQLQLALTSPTTPLSSLLDSQKELLNSQIHQLQNIVVQQCNLTGINPLSQEMAAGALSIKIGKRPRDLLNPKAIKYMQSVFSVKDAISKKEAHEISALFGVTVTQVRDFFTAQRTRVRKFMRLSMEKPIITNISIEGTCPIPLSSDPSSQTDPVPLDSAVPTCTEEGPSYLTQDEILTAIDERDRHFVDNILTLMCKEETFSRRVELMDWILEVQNPSVLYWFLTKGGVVILSAWLSEAAGEEQTSVLHLILKVLCHLPLHKAFPGHMSAILQNVNSLRFYRTPDISDRARVLLERWSNIFAKSQAMTKHNGVKSASDMHDEMLLQESISEVVGDEVWNSKIEDVEEAHANLCGTSENSRSLDYPQPVKLLMASSDDSNKMLKGASVTKSRERRKVQLMEQPSQRTMARSLGRPAAPATQGRPLSADDIQKAKMREQFLKSKYGKTNNDDSSWVKPQAPNKITSSPNGILLGAPKLQDRPKVEECAKLNSVASQGSSQLENHLKLSLDVEEPPWKRCKKMQIPWQKPPGLQLRYASRVCAGGESKEVDVQNKRVRRETEAIYRTVQEIPLNPKEPWDPEMEPDDTLTTEVPLEQLPDEERAETGVLPQEDRETETAALASTSNCIATTAKPDLELLATLSNGIATTAKPDLELLNILLKHPGVVYALTSGQGGNLPSEQIVKLLDSIKANERNSLSIQTNLARGAEKKVEVSLPSLTPSSDPGTSGLSMQNSVKNPFSQRSSMVVPEGNDVPQHAALVHSQETHQVSSLLHQQTPPVQQLAQQLALLQAAAASYGVSQHAVLVHSQEIHQASSLVHQQTPLVPQLAQQSALLQEAAGSYGVPQHAPLVHSQEIHQASGFVHQQMPLAPQLSQHSAPLQEAAGSYGVPQRAPMDHSQEIHQASSLVHQQTPLVPQLTLPQAAAGSYGVHQHGPLVHSQEIHQASSFVHRQMPLAPQLAQQSALLQEAAGSYGNDHRPSLLNPSINQTVLANPMHSQSSAEPAVNRNNYFFSGSTEYNQQSATAAARIQGVTYGNIRSSQMPIANVQQRTITLHAPQMPLERPQLQTQRQPGYAPEHIWGTIPGSALSRGHQENAIPNLYNPHVAEHVEPGLQQAAWRGNNNYAEGAGFESWRPDNRPVRRQEQVARWNYAEPQMNMRDRYRPDWSASHNPGHYLGYHCRADGVNERQGDGPHWSTSRNPEHYSGYRGRADGVNERRGDRRRRS
- the LOC107031170 gene encoding homeobox protein LUMINIDEPENDENS-like isoform X4 — protein: MQSVFSVKDAISKKEAHEISALFGVTVTQVRDFFTAQRTRVRKFMRLSMEKPIITNISIEGTCPIPLSSDPSSQTDPVPLDSAVPTCTEEGPSYLTQDEILTAIDERDRHFVDNILTLMCKEETFSRRVELMDWILEVQNPSVLYWFLTKGGVVILSAWLSEAAGEEQTSVLHLILKVLCHLPLHKAFPGHMSAILQNVNSLRFYRTPDISDRARVLLERWSNIFAKSQAMTKHNGVKSASDMHDEMLLQESISEVVGDEVWNSKIEDVEEAHANLCGTSENSRSLDYPQPVKLLMASSDDSNKMLKGASVTKSRERRKVQLMEQPSQRTMARSLGRPAAPATQGRPLSADDIQKAKMREQFLKSKYGKTNNDDSSWVKPQAPNKITSSPNGILLGAPKLQDRPKVEECAKLNSVASQGSSQLENHLKLSLDVEEPPWKRCKKMQIPWQKPPGLQLRYASRVCAGGESKEVDVQNKRVRRETEAIYRTVQEIPLNPKEPWDPEMEPDDTLTTEVPLEQLPDEERAETGVLPQEDRETETAALASTSNCIATTAKPDLELLATLSNGIATTAKPDLELLNILLKHPGVVYALTSGQGGNLPSEQIVKLLDSIKANERNSLSIQTNLARGAEKKVEVSLPSLTPSSDPGTSGLSMQNSVKNPFSQRSSMVVPEGNDVPQHAALVHSQETHQVSSLLHQQTPPVQQLAQQLALLQAAAASYGVSQHAVLVHSQEIHQASSLVHQQTPLVPQLAQQSALLQEAAGSYGVPQHAPLVHSQEIHQASGFVHQQMPLAPQLSQHSAPLQEAAGSYGVPQRAPMDHSQEIHQASSLVHQQTPLVPQLTLPQAAAGSYGVHQHGPLVHSQEIHQASSFVHRQMPLAPQLAQQSALLQEAAGSYGNDHRPSLLNPSINQTVLANPMHSQSSAEPAVNRNNYFFSGSTEYNQQSATAAARIQGVTYGNIRSSQMPIANVQQRTITLHAPQMPLERPQLQTQRQPGYAPEHIWGTIPGSALSRGHQENAIPNLYNPHVAEHVEPGLQQAAWRGNNNYAEGAGFESWRPDNRPVRRQEQVARWNYAEPQMNMRDRYRPDWSASHNPGHYLGYHCRADGVNERQGDGPHWSTSRNPEHYSGYRGRADGVNERRGDRRRRS
- the LOC107031170 gene encoding homeobox protein LUMINIDEPENDENS-like isoform X3, which encodes MCMSNITMELIWITYPCFECDNTLYSCQRRAAGALSIKIGKRPRDLLNPKAIKYMQSVFSVKDAISKKEAHEISALFGVTVTQVRDFFTAQRTRVRKFMRLSMEKPIITNISIEGTCPIPLSSDPSSQTDPVPLDSAVPTCTEEGPSYLTQDEILTAIDERDRHFVDNILTLMCKEETFSRRVELMDWILEVQNPSVLYWFLTKGGVVILSAWLSEAAGEEQTSVLHLILKVLCHLPLHKAFPGHMSAILQNVNSLRFYRTPDISDRARVLLERWSNIFAKSQAMTKHNGVKSASDMHDEMLLQESISEVVGDEVWNSKIEDVEEAHANLCGTSENSRSLDYPQPVKLLMASSDDSNKMLKGASVTKSRERRKVQLMEQPSQRTMARSLGRPAAPATQGRPLSADDIQKAKMREQFLKSKYGKTNNDDSSWVKPQAPNKITSSPNGILLGAPKLQDRPKVEECAKLNSVASQGSSQLENHLKLSLDVEEPPWKRCKKMQIPWQKPPGLQLRYASRVCAGGESKEVDVQNKRVRRETEAIYRTVQEIPLNPKEPWDPEMEPDDTLTTEVPLEQLPDEERAETGVLPQEDRETETAALASTSNCIATTAKPDLELLATLSNGIATTAKPDLELLNILLKHPGVVYALTSGQGGNLPSEQIVKLLDSIKANERNSLSIQTNLARGAEKKVEVSLPSLTPSSDPGTSGLSMQNSVKNPFSQRSSMVVPEGNDVPQHAALVHSQETHQVSSLLHQQTPPVQQLAQQLALLQAAAASYGVSQHAVLVHSQEIHQASSLVHQQTPLVPQLAQQSALLQEAAGSYGVPQHAPLVHSQEIHQASGFVHQQMPLAPQLSQHSAPLQEAAGSYGVPQRAPMDHSQEIHQASSLVHQQTPLVPQLTLPQAAAGSYGVHQHGPLVHSQEIHQASSFVHRQMPLAPQLAQQSALLQEAAGSYGNDHRPSLLNPSINQTVLANPMHSQSSAEPAVNRNNYFFSGSTEYNQQSATAAARIQGVTYGNIRSSQMPIANVQQRTITLHAPQMPLERPQLQTQRQPGYAPEHIWGTIPGSALSRGHQENAIPNLYNPHVAEHVEPGLQQAAWRGNNNYAEGAGFESWRPDNRPVRRQEQVARWNYAEPQMNMRDRYRPDWSASHNPGHYLGYHCRADGVNERQGDGPHWSTSRNPEHYSGYRGRADGVNERRGDRRRRS